In a genomic window of Helianthus annuus cultivar XRQ/B chromosome 10, HanXRQr2.0-SUNRISE, whole genome shotgun sequence:
- the LOC110884387 gene encoding KH domain-containing protein At3g08620, with the protein MSGLYNPNFSPARTASPQIRTHGDVDSQYLSELLAEHQKLQPFLQVLPICTRLLNQEIMRVSGMANQGFTELDRLRHRSPSPMASPDLTGWNGFPQERLSVPHGMTMDWQGAPASPSSFTVKRILRFEIPVDSYPNFNFVGRLLGPRGNSLKRIEATTGCRVYIRGKGSIKDPDKEEKLRGRPGYEHLNEPLHILIEADLPANIVDIRLRQAHEIIQELLKPVDESEDYIKRQQLRELAMLNSNFREESPGPSGSVSPFNTSGMKRAKTGR; encoded by the exons TCAGTATTTGTCTGAATTATTGGCAGAACATCAAAAGCTCCAACCTTTTCTTCAAGTTCTTCCCATATGCACAAGACTCTTGAATCaag AAATCATGAGGGTTTCTGGTATGGCAAACCAAGGGTTTACCGAACTCGATAGGCTGCGACATAGAAGTCCGAGCCCCATGGCTTCACCAGATCTTACTGGCTGGAATGGTTTTCCACAAGAG AGGTTAAGTGTGCCCCATGGCATGACAATGGACTGGCAAGGAGCTCCGGCTAGCCCTAGTTCCTTCACCGTCAAGAGAATCTTGCGCTTTGAGATTCCTGTTGATTCCTATCCCAAT TTTAACTTTGTAGGCCGGCTACTTGGACCGAGAGGCAATTCACTAAAACGTATAGAAGCTACAACGGGCTGTCGTGTGTACATTCGAGGAAAAGGGTCAATCAAGGATCCTGATAAG gaagaaaagcTACGGGGAAGACCGGGCTATGAGCATTTAAACGAGCCACTTCACATCTTAATCGAGGCTGATTTACCTGCAAACATTGTTGATATAAGGCTGAGGCAGGCACATGAAATTATTCAAGAGTTACTCAAACCAGTG GATGAATCTGAAGATTATATCAAAAGGCAGCAATTACGAGAGCTAGCCATGCTAAACTCAAATTTCAGAGAAGAGAGTCCCGGGCCGAGTGGCAGTGTGTCACCATTCAACACAAGTGGCATGAAACGTGCTAAAACCGGTCGTTAA